In Porites lutea chromosome 9, jaPorLute2.1, whole genome shotgun sequence, a single window of DNA contains:
- the LOC140948015 gene encoding putative phosphatidate phosphatase translates to MSSKSKLVDLLFDLTCFFLIFILFIVVRILIFGTNEGLYPTKHAFLCEDTNINWPYQEESVGVAVITFLSYIIPIVVIFIVEVSNNMGKSENDQEDEEPESFGFFSLKPWITNMFSLIFVFVFGGFLSQIVTDLSKLTVGRLRPSFMAACKANLTGPGCQGYVTRDVCTGDLFEIKLASMSFPSGHSSISMYGMLFLALYLQAAVRTETKLLKPLLQVVAVSLSLFVGWSRIADNKHFLTDVLAGFVLGAIFAWFVAFKILKLFAIRIRKPKVYTLLPQQQRTSASDE, encoded by the exons ATGTCTTCGAAAAGCAAACTTGTCGACTTGTTGTTCGATTTGACTTGTTTCTTTCTGATTTTCATCCTTTTCATCGTGGTTCGCATTCTAATATTTGGAACTAATGAAGGATTGTACCCAACAAAGCATGCATTTCTTTGTGAAGATACGAACATAAATTGGCCTTACCAAGAAGAGAGTGTGGGAGTTGCAGTCATCACTTTTCTTTCGTATATTATCCCAATAGTTGTG ATCTTCATTGTGGAGGTGTCTAACAACATGGGAAAGTCAGAGAACGATCAGGAAGATGAAGAACCGGAATCatttggttttttttctttaaaaccctgGATTACCAA CATGTTTTCATTGATCTTCGTGTTTGTTTTTGGCGGATTTCTATCCCAAATCGTGACCGACCTGTCCAAGCTGACTGTAGGCCGTCTGAGACCCAGTTTTATGGCTGCATGCAAGGCTAATCTAACTGGACCTGGTTGTCAAGGTTACGTTACAAGGGATGTGTGCACTGGGGatctttttgaaataaaacttgcCAG TATGTCTTTTCCGTCTGGACACTCTTCTATTTCCATGTATGGCATGCTGTTCTTGGCG TTATATCTTCAAGCTGCTGTGAGGACAGAAACCAAATTACTCAAGCCATTGCTGCAGGTCGTTGCTGTCTCGTTGTCTCTGTTCGTTGGCTGGAGCCGAATTGCTGATAACAAGCATTTTTTAACCGATGTTCTGGCGGGATTTGTACTTGGAGCTATTTTTGCATGGTTTGTG GCTTTCAAGATCCTGAAGCTTTTTGCTATTCGAATCCGCAAGCCAAAAGTGTACACACTGTTGCCGCAACAACAGCGAACGTCTGCCTCAGATGAATGA